Below is a genomic region from Pleuronectes platessa chromosome 5, fPlePla1.1, whole genome shotgun sequence.
TTGCTGGAGAGTGGGTGGCAGCAGaatttacatatatacacagGGAGACATTAATAAGTAATTGGGAAGTAGGATTGTGGATTTTCGCTATCACTTATCCTTGACAATATCATTCGGCATAAAGCTGGTATTTAACCGTACCCCATAGGTGATGAACCATGTAGAGGTTCCCGATCTGAGAGAAAAACCCTCCCACAGCTTCACTGTTGTGCTGGCGGTATCCAATGGCCCGGGCCCTGCAGACAAGAACAACTCCTGTTAAGACCCAGGCCAAAAAACACCAAGGCTTCATCTGGGAAAACACAACCTGCCACCACATACTTGACCAGTCTTCAAACCAGGACTTCAACATCATGTCTAAATTTACTCTGGACTGTTTCTAATTTACACAAGTGGATTCAGTTGGTATTTGTTAACGTAAGACAGACGTACTCACTGTAGGTATGTTTATGGAGCTCTATACTGGACATGTGTGAAATGAACAGACTGGGGTGAAGGGGGCGGGGGgtgtttaaaatacattcagTTTTGACCCAAAGCAAACAGGCACTTATTAAATCATAATCACTGTTTGGATATGAAACTATACAGCCTCAGTACTTCAACTATACAGCCTCACTACTTCAACTATACAGCCTCACTACTTCAACTATACAGCCTCAGCCTCACTAATAACATTGAAATTGCCTTAAGTTGATTTACTGGCATTAACTGCATAATGATAGAAGTTTGTTCAAATAAAGCTTGgttaaagtaaacaaacaaaaccagaaaAGATGGAAGAATAAGGATACACTTAAGGAACAGGTTTACACTcatttgaagttttttttaaagatatttcccccttatgaacatttttaaatctaTCGTTAggttttcctctctgtgtttgttagttagccGATTTCCATAAAAACTAGGTGGAACGATGAGAATTTTGGTGATGAGTTGATTGAGGGGACGTATTGGTTCTATATTCTATATGTGAAAGGAATAATTTAAACATATTCActcatttcccagggaataattcacggATCTTCAATGAAAATAATCCGGCACCTttgggggactgatatttatgagtgtgtgaagtaGAATTAAAATCTAGATCTAgtcaatttaaatgtggcttcataaggggactgatgAGCCTCATGAATCCTCATAGCAGAaaagatgatagatagatagttaaaTTCATGCACATGATGATTCGGAATCACTGCAAAACTTCAAAGGCTTTTCTAGCAGCCCAAAACTCTCTGTGAGATTTAATCCCCCACAGTCTGTTACGCCTTAAAAAAAACTGGTCAGACAACTACAGAGCTAtcagaaaaaaatctgttgaaACATACAATATGTGCACAAAGCTCACGTCTTCATTTCAAATCAATTACAATCAACTGAGCTGCAGAGACTGATAAATGTTGACGTGTTGGCTCAGGCAGACCTGGAGTTTCAGATTCATTATAAACAACAATTATGGACACACACTGGTCGTCTATAGCAATGGATCCCAAACTTAGAGCGGCCACATTTGTcacaaagataaaataatagTATATTAAGATAAAACAATGCTAATTTCAGTCAAAGCATCGCAGGGCATAGCAGTCGTAGTCATAGcatcagctgcagcaggttgaTTTATAGCCCAACAGGACACATTACAACATCAGCACAGAGGTACTTTATTATTAATCAAACTAGCTTAAAGCAATACCCGCTGGTAGCCCCAGGTCTATATATTATTACACTTCAACTGAATCTTTGTTAGAGAGCGTGACATTACAGCTGTAAATAGGTTCCTCTCTGTGGAATAGATCTTATTAACGACAGTGTGATGAGGAAGGTTTCGTGAGGTGCATATCTTCTGTGAGCACAGTTCAGTGAATGAAATGAATCCAGGCTAACTTACCAGTAATTACCCCATTCGATCATGGTTCCTGGCTGCAGGGGAGAAAAGGGGATTCTTCATTACAATTAACATGTAGAATTCAAGGTTTTGCAAGCTCACCAACTAGATATCACACGTTGGTCTTCCTCCCACAGTTAAAGTAATGGTACAAATGAACGGTAAACTCATAGCCCAggtattttttgtctttgtgaagATAAGCTGCAATAATAATTGCTCCCAAAGGCTTCTTCAATAACTCTCTGATGCTTAAGACAACAAACGGTGTCTCTGTTATGCAACGTCAGTACATGATGAGGGATGACAGCTTACATTCCTCACATGTCGCAAGCAGCATGGATCTACACAGTTTTGTCCTCCGGATTAGAAAGAACGACTTaatctgcagctggaggagtgtGTATCATGCAGTGTGCATGAGTAAGAATCATGTGCCGCTGGATTACCAGTTCCAACCGAGGACAAGAGATGATATAAATTGTTTATATAAATTCTCAAGTGACCCAGTTGAAAACAGCGCATGTCTTGTAACTGCTGAAGACACAGGGGCAATCCATGTCATACAGTATGTCTGTGAGGGTGGAGGTGATTTAGAGAGTCACATCAGTAAAGCATGTGACCGGGAGAGTTTCGGTTTTTAAGTGGGAAAATGTAAGTGAGGTAAGTGAAAGAGTAATGTTCTCCTTTTCTGCCACCACTGCCTGGTCGGTGACCTTTAGCCCTGAGGCCCCATCTCGTGCAGTGAAGCTGCTTAGAAGTGAGAAAAACATCTGAACCACCAGTCTAAGCTTAGAAGATAGAGGGTGTTGTATGTTGTATGATGTTGAAAAGGCAAATTTGAGGTTATTGGCTGACTGGAATACTCATCCATATGAGTATTCCAGTAGCAACTTCTACTGAGTAAatcgttttttaatttttaagttTAATAAGTGTTTGGATTTGTCAAAAAGTTTTACGAAAGCAAGCACATGCAAACTATAAAAGGTACTCGGGGCTGGAGTCAGGAAAACATAGAGGAGGGGTAAATGTCCACACACCAGTTGATGCTCCCACAAACTACTGAGATGTTTACAGGCACAGGTTcttcttaataataataaaaacaaaaatgttaccTGGGGGATAATTAAAGGTCTCTGGCTGATATTTCTTTACTTCAAGGAATGTACCAAGTCAGACATTACTCATGACTTAGATCATAAATCTGTTGCTGTCATCATCAGCACTGCCTATGCTAAGATTAAAGCAGGCTACATCACTCACCCTGAGCTGGTACGACCTGAGCTCATAGATGTTGGGGCCCTCTCTGGGTACAGGCTCATTCCAGAAGCTGAACTCCAACAGGAGCTGGTTCCTGCGAGACAACAGCATCTTACCCCGCTCCTTCCTGTACGCTGTGAACTTCTGCCAATGGACAGACACCAATCAATAAGCTTTACTTCAAATCCTGGCAGTACGACCAAAGAATTAGGGAGACTTTACCTCGTTCTGTCTGAGCTTGTTCATCACCTCTGTCAGAGCTGGGTATCCTCCTCTGTAACGCCACAGATGAACTGTGGAAATAGAATATACCATAGATACAAAATCACAACGACTAGAGAATAACATGTTGATAGAACATAATTGATCAGAAACAGGATCATTAActaatgtaataaaacaaacccAAGCCCCcagattaaattaaaatgaaatactgACTTTGGAAAACAGCAGATAGAAGCTTGATAGCGTCTATAGGTTTTAAGCTGATATAAGCTGATTtcttattaaatgttttattttgtgacaGATGTGTTGCATCTaacatgtcctgctctgttgTGCTGCAGAGATGTGTAAGTGTGGTTATAATAGTAATCCTACCAGCCTGATCCTGTTCTCCATACCAGGTATTCCAGGTTCCCACCAGCTCACAGGGGTAGTACTTATCAGCATGGATGGAGGGCAAcacctcctcactgtgatgacagacaagttaatttaataGCACTCTAAATAAATAGTAAAATATCTGCATTCAAGCCTCCTGAAGTAGTCATTTTCAAATCCAGATGACAATCACATGTTTCCTGTTAGTAGTGTTTCAAGTCCCACGTTTGTCCCTAACTACAACTCAGCAGCCTCCAGGCATCTTAGCTATGGGCACAGTTGGTCTGTGAAGGTCTGATCACATTCACCACACAGGAATAGACTCCTCTCTACTATTTATACACAACACTGTACTTATGTTGTCCTGGTCtcatactactactacttctaaaTCTATCGGCACATCTTCTGCTGAACTAAAGGGTATGAACAGAATACTGATTCCGACATTAATATGACGTAATGCTCACCAGAGTTTGTTGTATGAGTCCAGGCACTCGGGTTTCACATTGTGGACTGAAAAAGAACGTAGACATTAGACAAATACAATCTCCTTTTCTTTGTGGTTCGAGTCCAACAGCAGAAAAGGCAACTTACACTGAATTTTGTAGAGGTTACTCTCCTCATTTTTGGTCAGCAGGTTGGCGTGTGCGTCTTTCCTCGGATCGACTTTCCTCACGAACAGAGATTTAAACCAGCTGTCCTGTCCGTTCCTGCTGTCTGTTGCCGAGAAgcccctgcaaacacacacaagtagtGTGTCATTATGTTATACAATCACTCTGGTGGCCGAATCTCCATCTTTGATAGCAGATGCAACATCTTTAAATGGTGCTTTATTGATTATTAACACTGTAACAGTGCAGGTTTACAGCTGCTGGATGGAAACAGAGCCTGAGTGTGACATGTCAGCTCCTCTAGTGcacacaatacaaacacaattGTGCTAATGTAAGTGAAACACAGCAGCTAACAGCATGAAACACGGCGTGGTGTATTTATAGCATCTAGCAGAGGACACCCACACGAGAAAAACACGTTATTACATTGACCTTGAGCCCCGGAGCTGCTCAGAAACAAAAGGTGACAGAGACTTGTATTGTTTCCCCTCCACCCGCAAACTCATGTGGGGTCGATGTGAAATGTTCCTGAACAAACAACGTTACAGTGTGAAGTTACAGCTGAAGGCCACCGAGGTCTGGCTAACAGATAacaacagataacacacacTAGCTTCCTAGCAGCCAATTCACACACCCtctaataaacacacacacacacacacacaaccagagatAAACAGTTAACTCTGCACACTGACGAGCGCCCCACCTGCTCCACAGGACGAGCTGTCCGGCCGGGCGGGCCCCGCCTGCGGCCCGGGACAAACCTCCGCGGACTCTCTGAAGGACTCCGGTCGCCATCTTCCCCCGTTAATAAACAGGAAGGACGCTGTTTTCATGCCCGTCCAGCAGGTGGTGCTGCAGCCCCGCAGCGCTCACAGCTGAACACCAGGaagcgtgttttttttttgtatctagTGACAAAGTGGAAAATACAccgataataaaaaacatttcatttatttagcaAAATTATTCACTGAAACAATCTACCTAATTCACTCGAATAATTCACGTAATTCAATTAAATCCTTTACTTAATTTTTCACTTAAATAatgaacttttttttataaatttggaaatgtttcagtctttgttttttaaatactgttcTTCTAATAATTCATGCTTTGGCAGGgcaaaaaacaatatcaataatgatatatgtataaaaaaaattattcatgtGATACTTAGATATCGactgattttacattttttgtctgCTCAAGCAGTAGCTATATTTATACCTGAAACAGTTCAGCTGTGGATTGGATGGATGGAAACTCAAAGAGAAAATATATATCTTGCTAATTGGAAACCACATCGCACTTCATGTTCATAGATATTAACAAAGCAAACTGATTTCAATGTGGAAAATACATAGCACGGATATTTAAGACCAAAACACTTAATCTACACAGTCAATAATGTATTTACCgtttttaaatacacatgtaATGATATCGCATAAATACAGATCTATACAACGGTTCAAGCTCAACACTTTTATAGGGAGAAACTGAAGAATATGATGTTTGCCCAAACGTCACCTTATGTTTTTTATCACCAAGTTATAATCTTCCTTCCTGTTAGACAATACATTcagaaataaaaccaataaaactATAATTTTTGTAAAAGACTTTATGTTTTCTAAAGATTAATGTGAGATATTTAGTCCAAACGTTACCaggataaaataaatgatgaaacaACTCAACCTCTTTTTGTAGACAGGGGGAAGCTATTTGTTTAATGAATTCATTGTGAATGAGTGCATTGCATGGATAATTTTAATATGAAGCTGTTTAACTTTATTGGAAAGAAAACCAGTCTATTAAATTCAGTCCAAATGTTACCGCTAATGCTAAGAAACCTCACATTCCGACCATGAAAAGAGCTGAGACTTTGAATGGAAGTAAAAACACCTGTGATGGGAGAATAATTGCGATAACATCATAAAAAATCTTTCCACAAGGTCACAGTCAAGGAATCATCCATGAGAAAGGCTCATGTCGTAATGACACTCTAATGGGAGTTAAGGTATTGATTAGAGATACGGCTCCAGTTGACAGTCATAGATGATGCATGTCTGCTGGATTGTGCATCAACGTCGCCACCATATTGGAATGGGCCTGTAAACCCCAGGTGCAAAGGTAACCTGTTTTTCTATCGATggcctttttagtttttataacaTCCCTTAGAGGGCCACACTGATGAATTGAACGTCTCCTCATGCGTGTATGCATGGCTTTCAAACACAGCAGTTCCTGTCTTGTATCAAACTTCAGTGCAATAGCCTGCACAGAAACGCATGGCTCGTTTCTGTTGTTTCATTGCAGGCCAGAGAGAAAGACTGGAAATGTCTCGCGGTCcgtgtttttttcactttcttgtgCCATATTCGTAATCGGTTCTGCTGCGGTTCTTCAAGATAAAGTGACATTAGGAACAATTTCTAATGTGCCAGCAACTCCGCTGGGGTAACAAGGCTCTCCTTTACGAGTTCTCCTTCTGAATGAGGTTAGCCATTAGCTCATTCCCTGAAACACGCCTGCAGAACATTGTCTGTGTCAGAGTGTGGTCTGGTAAATGCTTCTTTGTTGGTCGCCCAAACTCCAGCAAAGAGTGTGAACTCACCCAGTTGAACATGTTTCCATGATTCCGTATCACTTCTTTTGTTTAGCTGTTACCGCAGATGGTTTCAAGTTGTcaaaggagagaaaacacaggtgtaacaaataaaaataatgttggcTCTGGTTTATTCAGACAAATCATAAAGTTTTACCATTGATCCAGCTCTGTATCCCCACCATGGAGCGAGAACACTGAATTTCTATTACGGTTATTATTTACACCTGCAGTTTTCTCCGGCTGTGACATGTCACACTGTCGGCAAGGATAAAGGTCAATTTTTTCTTGTGGTGGACATCAGCCCTGTCAGAGGCTGGTCCCACTATTGTCTATCTGAGTAAGTCTGTACCACATCACACATCCAAGCATCCTCAGCTGGCATGACTGGGAATAAAAAAGTCTGTGAGAGATGTGGGGCTCTGGAGATGAAAAACAGTTGCATAATGATTTTTTATTAGGCCGAGAGAGTTTATTTTCTGTTGGCCTCAACAATACAACATAATGTAACGTAATTTGTTTACGGTATATATCAGCAGTATAAGCACtgtaagaaataaaacatttgaactgGAGataatatatgaaacaacagaaacacaagttaaGATGCAAATGACATCAAATATGAAACAGTCACTGatttgttcattcattcattttttaatttccaGGAAAGTATAGTGAAAGcataaaatgattaaattaacacaaaaataaGATGTCTCAATAATAATCAGGAAAAATAAAGTCCAAACATTTTGGACTTTATTTATTGActttttgaaatatatatatacttgttTATATACTTGATTTAAGCATTGAGGCTCATGTTAGTAAAGGGACCATGAGAGCAGTGCGTTTAC
It encodes:
- the nipsnap2 gene encoding protein NipSnap homolog 2 isoform X1 gives rise to the protein MATGVLQRVRGGLSRAAGGARPAGQLVLWSRGFSATDSRNGQDSWFKSLFVRKVDPRKDAHANLLTKNEESNLYKIQFHNVKPECLDSYNKLCEEVLPSIHADKYYPCELVGTWNTWYGEQDQAVHLWRYRGGYPALTEVMNKLRQNEKFTAYRKERGKMLLSRRNQLLLEFSFWNEPVPREGPNIYELRSYQLRPGTMIEWGNYWARAIGYRQHNSEAVGGFFSQIGNLYMVHHLWAYKDLQSRENTRNSAWQQEGWDEVVYYTVPLIQHMDSRIMIPTKASPLQ
- the nipsnap2 gene encoding protein NipSnap homolog 2 isoform X2, which produces MSLRVEGKQYKSLSPFVSEQLRGSRGFSATDSRNGQDSWFKSLFVRKVDPRKDAHANLLTKNEESNLYKIQFHNVKPECLDSYNKLCEEVLPSIHADKYYPCELVGTWNTWYGEQDQAVHLWRYRGGYPALTEVMNKLRQNEKFTAYRKERGKMLLSRRNQLLLEFSFWNEPVPREGPNIYELRSYQLRPGTMIEWGNYWARAIGYRQHNSEAVGGFFSQIGNLYMVHHLWAYKDLQSRENTRNSAWQQEGWDEVVYYTVPLIQHMDSRIMIPTKASPLQ